One segment of Pseudomonas asgharzadehiana DNA contains the following:
- the rmuC gene encoding DNA recombination protein RmuC, which translates to MLEERLATAQLAQEGLAAQLDASRDEISDLSHANAAKQADLAALRREVELLHIDRDNARDAAHAWSLDRSAKETELRRLDALSAALRAELREQQESQQQRLNDLQGSRDELRAQFAELAGKIFDEREQRFAQTSQERLGQLLDPLKERIQSFEKRVEESYQNEARERFSLAKELERLQQLNLRLSDEATNLTRALKGQKTQGNWGELILERVLEHAGLEKGREYQTQVSLKGPDGERFQPDVLIMLPGDKQVVVDSKVSLTAYQQYVAADDELIGQAALKQHVLSLRNHVKGLAGKDYKRLEGLHSLDFVLLFVPIEAAFSAALQAEPNLFQEAFDRHIVIVSPTTLLATLRVIDSLWKQERQSQNAREIAERAGWLYDKFVLFIEDLDEVGNRLLQLDKAYSAARNKLTDGRGNLVSRTEQLKLLGARASKSLSADLLERAMTDSDGVAHLPE; encoded by the coding sequence TTGCTGGAAGAACGCCTGGCCACGGCGCAATTGGCCCAGGAAGGCCTCGCTGCGCAGTTGGATGCCAGCCGCGATGAAATCAGCGACCTGAGCCACGCCAATGCCGCCAAGCAAGCCGACCTGGCCGCGCTGCGCCGCGAAGTCGAGTTGCTCCACATCGACCGCGACAACGCACGCGACGCCGCCCACGCCTGGAGCCTCGACCGCAGCGCCAAGGAAACCGAATTGCGGCGCCTCGATGCGTTGTCGGCCGCCCTGCGCGCCGAACTGCGCGAGCAACAGGAAAGCCAGCAACAGCGCCTCAATGACCTGCAAGGTTCGCGGGATGAACTGCGTGCACAGTTCGCCGAGCTGGCCGGCAAGATCTTCGATGAGCGTGAACAGCGCTTTGCGCAAACCAGCCAGGAACGCCTCGGGCAGTTGCTCGACCCGCTGAAGGAGCGCATTCAGTCCTTCGAAAAACGCGTGGAAGAGAGCTACCAGAACGAAGCGCGCGAGCGTTTTTCCCTGGCCAAGGAGCTTGAGCGCCTACAGCAATTGAACCTGCGTCTGTCGGATGAAGCCACCAACCTGACCCGCGCGCTCAAGGGCCAGAAAACCCAGGGCAACTGGGGTGAACTGATCCTAGAGCGGGTGCTGGAACATGCAGGTCTTGAGAAGGGTCGCGAGTACCAGACCCAGGTCAGCCTCAAGGGGCCGGATGGTGAGCGCTTCCAACCGGATGTGCTGATCATGTTGCCCGGCGACAAGCAGGTGGTGGTGGATTCCAAGGTCAGCCTGACGGCCTATCAACAATACGTCGCCGCCGATGATGAACTGATCGGCCAGGCGGCGTTGAAACAGCATGTGCTGTCATTGCGTAATCACGTCAAAGGTTTGGCCGGCAAGGACTACAAGCGCCTGGAAGGCTTGCACAGCCTGGATTTCGTGTTGTTGTTCGTGCCGATCGAAGCGGCGTTTTCCGCCGCGTTGCAGGCTGAGCCGAACCTGTTTCAGGAAGCCTTCGACCGCCACATCGTGATCGTCAGCCCCACCACCTTGCTGGCCACCTTGCGGGTGATCGACAGCCTGTGGAAGCAGGAACGCCAAAGCCAGAACGCCCGTGAAATCGCCGAGCGCGCCGGCTGGCTGTATGACAAGTTTGTGCTGTTTATCGAAGACCTGGATGAGGTGGGCAACCGTCTGCTGCAGTTGGACAAGGCTTACAGCGCTGCGAGAAACAAGCTGACGGATGGACGTGGAAATCTGGTCAGCCGCACCGAGCAATTAAAATTGCTCGGCGCCCGCGCGAGTAAAAGCCTGTCGGCGGATTTGCTGGAACGGGCCATGACCGACTCAGACGGCGTGGCGCACCTTCCCGAGTAA
- a CDS encoding OmpP1/FadL family transporter, giving the protein MKKVMLKTTLSLAVAMASSQLFASGFALNEQSVSGMGTGFAGRSSSADDASTVYGNPAGMARLNGQQITGGVAAIDASTNISDTSGRSRGSNKGDMVPFTAVPFGFYTNKLNDQWAVGFGVYAPFGLVTDYEKNFQGRSFGSNSEVKVMTFQPTVSYAFNDRVSVGFGPTINRISGTLESDLSFNQALPDTNIKIKGDDTALGFNVGVLVQATDTTRVGLTYHSKVSYKLDGHTEVSAPAATSGLLRSNRYDASLKIDTPESYDLSVTQDLTDAWKLYAGATWTRWSRLKDITVKNEGVVGGASGGALAPSLVGTIKEDQNWHDTWAYAVGTSYQLTKQVVLRTGLTFDQSPTNNTDRSPRIPTGDRTIFSLGLGYEVMPNMTIDVAYSYLKEEDVKVTRSNQLASYNAKYENSANGFGLGMTYRF; this is encoded by the coding sequence ATGAAAAAAGTAATGCTCAAGACCACACTTAGCCTCGCCGTTGCCATGGCATCCTCCCAACTGTTCGCGAGCGGTTTCGCACTGAACGAACAGAGCGTCAGCGGGATGGGTACGGGTTTCGCAGGTCGCTCTTCTTCTGCCGATGATGCAAGCACTGTCTACGGTAACCCTGCCGGTATGGCCCGCCTCAATGGCCAGCAGATTACCGGTGGTGTCGCGGCGATTGACGCCTCCACCAATATCAGCGATACCAGCGGCCGTTCGCGTGGCAGCAACAAAGGCGACATGGTGCCTTTCACTGCGGTTCCTTTCGGTTTCTACACCAATAAACTCAATGATCAGTGGGCTGTCGGCTTCGGCGTCTATGCGCCGTTCGGCCTGGTGACCGATTACGAAAAAAACTTCCAGGGCCGCAGTTTCGGCAGCAACAGCGAAGTTAAAGTCATGACTTTTCAACCGACCGTCAGCTACGCCTTCAATGATCGCGTTTCCGTTGGTTTTGGCCCGACCATCAACCGCATCTCCGGCACGCTGGAATCGGATCTGTCGTTCAACCAAGCGTTACCCGACACCAATATCAAGATCAAGGGCGACGACACGGCGCTCGGCTTCAACGTCGGCGTACTGGTGCAAGCCACCGACACCACTCGCGTGGGCCTGACCTATCACTCCAAGGTCAGCTACAAGCTGGACGGTCACACCGAAGTCAGCGCGCCCGCTGCAACGTCCGGCCTCTTGCGCAGCAACCGTTATGACGCGTCTCTGAAAATCGACACGCCTGAGTCCTATGACCTTTCGGTGACTCAAGACCTGACCGACGCCTGGAAACTCTACGCAGGCGCCACCTGGACCCGCTGGAGCCGCCTGAAAGACATCACCGTCAAGAACGAAGGTGTCGTTGGCGGTGCCAGCGGCGGCGCGCTCGCGCCTAGTCTGGTCGGCACCATCAAGGAAGATCAGAACTGGCACGATACCTGGGCTTACGCCGTGGGTACTTCGTACCAGTTGACCAAACAGGTCGTGCTGCGTACCGGCCTGACATTCGACCAGTCGCCAACCAACAACACTGATCGTTCGCCACGCATTCCTACCGGCGACCGCACCATCTTCAGCCTGGGCCTGGGCTACGAGGTCATGCCGAACATGACCATCGACGTCGCCTACTCCTACCTGAAGGAAGAAGACGTCAAGGTCACGCGCTCCAACCAACTGGCCAGCTACAACGCCAAGTATGAAAACAGCGCCAACGGCTTCGGCCTGGGCATGACCTACCGCTTCTGA
- a CDS encoding glutathione peroxidase, with product MQMRWLAVPVLMATFGGVALAAECPSLLEGQLPKLRAKESIDLCQRFAGKPLVIVNTASFCGFAPQFKGLEALYQRYKDQGLEVIGVPSDDFKQEAKTGEETAKVCYVNYGVTFTMTEPQKVKGPDAVHLFKVLAQQSNAPKWNFYKYVVDRQGKVVADFSSLTKPDSPELIEAVEKAIASKP from the coding sequence ATGCAGATGCGCTGGCTGGCTGTACCTGTGCTGATGGCGACCTTTGGCGGCGTGGCGTTGGCCGCCGAGTGCCCTTCCTTGCTTGAGGGCCAATTGCCCAAGCTGCGCGCCAAGGAGTCCATCGACCTGTGCCAGCGCTTTGCCGGCAAGCCACTGGTCATCGTCAACACCGCAAGCTTTTGTGGGTTCGCGCCGCAGTTCAAAGGCCTCGAAGCCTTGTATCAGCGCTACAAGGACCAAGGGCTGGAAGTGATCGGCGTGCCGTCCGATGACTTCAAGCAGGAAGCCAAGACGGGCGAGGAAACCGCCAAGGTCTGCTACGTGAATTATGGCGTGACCTTCACCATGACCGAGCCGCAGAAGGTCAAGGGGCCGGACGCGGTACACCTGTTCAAGGTGCTGGCGCAGCAGAGCAATGCGCCGAAGTGGAATTTCTACAAGTACGTGGTGGACCGTCAGGGCAAGGTGGTCGCCGATTTCTCCAGCCTGACCAAGCCGGACAGCCCGGAGCTGATCGAGGCGGTGGAGAAGGCCATCGCCTCCAAACCCTGA
- a CDS encoding MFS transporter — MWRTSGWILVGSALILALSLGVRHGFGLFLAPMSSEFGWGRETFAFAIALQNLIWGLAQPFTGALADRFGATKAVFVGGVLYAAGLVLMGMSDSAWTLSLSAGLLIGIGLSGTSFSVILGVVGRAVAPEKRSMAMGIASAAGSFGQFAMVPGTLGLISWLGWSAALLALGLMVALILPLVTMLKDRPLPVLAGQQTLREALKEACSHSGFWLLAFGFFVCGFQVVFIGVHLPAYLVDQHLPATVGTTVLALIGLFNIFGTYTAGWLGGRMSKPRLLTGLYLLRAVVIVLFLWAPVTEISAYLFGMAMGFLWLSTVPLTNGTVATLFGVRNLSMLGGIVFLFHQLGSFLGGWLGGVVYDRTGNYDLIWQMAILLSLLAAALNWPVRERPVARLQAQMEAA, encoded by the coding sequence ATGTGGCGCACCAGCGGTTGGATCCTTGTGGGGAGTGCGCTGATCCTGGCGCTGTCTTTGGGCGTGCGGCATGGTTTCGGCCTGTTTCTGGCGCCGATGAGCAGCGAATTCGGCTGGGGCCGTGAGACCTTTGCCTTCGCCATCGCCTTGCAGAACCTGATCTGGGGTCTGGCGCAGCCATTTACCGGTGCGTTGGCCGACCGTTTCGGCGCCACCAAGGCCGTCTTTGTCGGTGGGGTGTTGTACGCCGCCGGCCTGGTGCTGATGGGCATGTCCGATTCGGCCTGGACGTTGTCGTTGAGTGCGGGCCTGCTCATCGGCATTGGCCTGTCCGGCACCTCGTTCTCGGTGATTCTGGGGGTGGTCGGCCGCGCGGTGGCGCCGGAAAAACGCAGCATGGCCATGGGCATTGCCAGCGCCGCCGGTTCTTTTGGCCAATTCGCCATGGTGCCGGGCACGTTGGGCTTGATCAGTTGGTTGGGGTGGTCGGCCGCGCTGCTGGCGCTGGGCTTGATGGTGGCGCTGATCCTGCCGCTGGTGACAATGCTCAAGGACCGGCCGCTGCCGGTGCTGGCCGGCCAGCAAACCCTGCGCGAGGCTTTGAAGGAAGCCTGCTCGCACTCCGGGTTCTGGCTGCTGGCCTTTGGCTTTTTCGTCTGCGGTTTCCAGGTGGTGTTTATCGGCGTGCATCTGCCGGCATACCTGGTGGACCAACACTTGCCGGCCACCGTCGGCACGACCGTATTGGCGCTGATCGGCCTGTTCAACATCTTCGGTACCTACACCGCCGGCTGGCTCGGTGGGCGCATGTCCAAACCACGCTTGTTGACGGGTTTGTACCTGTTGCGCGCGGTGGTGATCGTGTTGTTCCTGTGGGCGCCGGTCACCGAAATCAGCGCTTATCTGTTCGGCATGGCCATGGGCTTTCTGTGGCTGTCCACGGTGCCGCTGACCAACGGCACGGTCGCCACGCTGTTTGGTGTGCGAAACCTGTCCATGCTCGGTGGGATCGTGTTCCTGTTCCATCAACTGGGTTCATTCCTGGGCGGTTGGTTAGGCGGAGTGGTCTATGATCGAACCGGCAACTACGATTTGATCTGGCAAATGGCGATCCTGCTTAGCCTGCTCGCTGCGGCCCTGAATTGGCCGGTGCGTGAGCGGCCGGTCGCGCGATTGCAGGCACAGATGGAGGCAGCATGA
- a CDS encoding MarR family winged helix-turn-helix transcriptional regulator, which produces MLASQCLCTNLRRAARGVSRHYDGALDGFGINVAQYSLLCNLQRLDQPSISSLAEAMGLDRSTLGRNLRVLECEGLVQLVEGNDLRNRLVLLTEAGAQRLADALPAWEAAQQKLIDRLGAQKRETLLALLDELA; this is translated from the coding sequence ATGCTTGCCTCCCAATGTTTATGCACCAACCTGCGACGTGCCGCCCGTGGCGTCAGCAGGCACTATGACGGCGCTCTCGACGGCTTCGGGATCAACGTCGCCCAGTATTCCTTGCTGTGTAATCTGCAGCGCCTCGATCAACCGAGCATTTCCAGCCTGGCCGAGGCCATGGGCCTGGATCGCAGCACCCTGGGGCGAAACCTGCGGGTGCTGGAATGCGAAGGCTTGGTGCAATTGGTCGAGGGCAATGACCTGCGCAACCGCCTGGTGTTGCTCACCGAAGCGGGTGCGCAGCGCCTGGCCGACGCCTTGCCGGCCTGGGAAGCGGCACAACAGAAATTGATCGATCGACTCGGCGCGCAAAAACGCGAAACCTTGTTGGCCTTGCTGGATGAACTCGCCTGA
- a CDS encoding adenosylcobinamide-GDP ribazoletransferase — MLPFWIALQFLSSLPIRLPGMPQPLELGRSLLFYPLVGLLFGLLLWSLNAALLGAPLLLHAALLLTAWVLLSGGLHLDGLADSADAWLGGFGDRERTLTIMKDPRSGPIAVVTLSLVLLLKFTALVALIEQHNGAALILAPLIGRASMLALFLTTRYVRAGGLGQALSDHLPRTVGQQVLVLSGLACVLIGGFNGGVAVLLATLCFMGLRQLMIKRLGGTTGDTAGALLELLEVAVVVGLAL; from the coding sequence ATGCTGCCGTTCTGGATCGCTCTGCAATTTCTCAGCAGTTTGCCGATTCGCCTGCCGGGGATGCCGCAGCCCCTGGAATTGGGGCGTTCATTGCTGTTTTATCCGTTGGTCGGGTTGCTGTTCGGGTTGCTGCTGTGGAGTTTGAATGCGGCCCTGCTGGGCGCGCCGCTGTTGCTGCATGCCGCGCTGCTGTTGACCGCCTGGGTGTTGCTCAGCGGCGGCCTGCACCTGGATGGCCTGGCGGACAGCGCCGATGCCTGGCTGGGTGGCTTCGGCGACCGCGAACGCACCCTTACCATCATGAAAGACCCACGCAGCGGGCCGATTGCCGTGGTCACGCTGAGTTTGGTGCTGCTGCTCAAATTCACCGCGTTGGTGGCCTTGATCGAACAGCACAACGGTGCGGCATTGATCCTGGCGCCGCTGATCGGGCGGGCCTCGATGCTGGCGTTGTTCCTCACCACGCGCTATGTGCGGGCAGGCGGATTGGGTCAGGCACTGTCGGATCATTTACCCAGGACCGTCGGCCAGCAGGTGCTGGTTCTCAGCGGCCTGGCGTGCGTCCTCATCGGCGGTTTCAACGGCGGGGTGGCCGTGTTGCTCGCCACGCTGTGCTTTATGGGGCTGCGCCAATTGATGATCAAGCGTCTCGGCGGCACCACGGGCGACACCGCTGGGGCCTTGCTGGAGTTGCTTGAGGTCGCGGTAGTGGTCGGCCTGGCGCTGTAA
- the cobC gene encoding alpha-ribazole phosphatase family protein: MTLHLDLLRHGETELGGGLRGSLDDALTVRGWEQMRAAVAQRGPWDRVVSSPLQRCARFADELGARFNLPVSLENDLQELHFGAWEGQSAAALMNTDAEGLGLFWADPYSFTPPDGEPVGEFSERVLGAVSRLYQAYAGKRVLLISHGGVMRLLLARARGLPREQLLNVEVGHGGLFSLRVAADGGLKEGI, encoded by the coding sequence ATGACCTTGCACCTGGACCTGCTGCGTCACGGCGAAACCGAACTGGGCGGCGGCCTGCGTGGCAGCCTGGACGACGCATTGACCGTCAGGGGCTGGGAGCAGATGCGCGCCGCAGTGGCGCAGCGAGGACCTTGGGACCGGGTGGTCAGTTCGCCATTGCAGCGCTGCGCGCGGTTCGCCGATGAATTGGGTGCGCGGTTCAACCTGCCGGTGAGCCTGGAGAACGATCTGCAAGAACTGCATTTCGGCGCTTGGGAAGGGCAGAGCGCGGCGGCGTTGATGAACACCGATGCCGAAGGCCTGGGGCTGTTCTGGGCCGATCCCTACAGCTTTACGCCGCCCGATGGCGAGCCGGTGGGCGAATTTTCTGAGCGGGTTCTGGGCGCTGTCTCACGCTTGTATCAGGCCTATGCCGGTAAGCGGGTGTTGTTGATCAGCCATGGCGGCGTGATGCGCTTGCTGCTGGCGCGTGCGCGGGGGTTGCCCCGTGAGCAACTGCTGAATGTGGAGGTCGGCCATGGCGGCTTGTTCAGTCTGCGGGTGGCCGCCGATGGTGGGTTGAAGGAAGGAATCTGA
- the cobT gene encoding nicotinate-nucleotide--dimethylbenzimidazole phosphoribosyltransferase: protein MTDTWWLNPCKAIDASAYEQALARQQQLTKPAGSLGQLEALAVQLAGLQGQVKPSMDRLWIAIFAGDHGVVAEGVSAYPQEVTGQMLHNFVTGGAAISVLARQLGAQLEVVDLGTVNPSLNLPGVHHLNIGVGTANFVKGPAMTAAQGRLALQAGRDSVLRARENVAQLFIGGEMGIGNTTAASALACALLKCQASDLTGPGTGLNADGVSHKVAVIERALALHAGQRDDALHTLFNLGGFEIAALVGAYLACAQEGIVVLVDGFICTVAALVATRLNPACRDWLLFGHRGAEPGHRHVLHSLDAQPLLDLGLRLGEGSGAALAVPLLRLACALHGQMATFAEAAVADRPA, encoded by the coding sequence ATGACTGACACTTGGTGGCTCAACCCGTGTAAGGCGATTGACGCCTCTGCGTACGAGCAGGCGCTGGCGCGCCAACAGCAATTGACCAAACCTGCCGGCTCCCTCGGCCAGTTGGAAGCGCTGGCCGTGCAATTGGCCGGCTTGCAGGGCCAGGTCAAACCGTCGATGGACCGGCTGTGGATCGCTATTTTTGCCGGTGACCACGGCGTGGTCGCCGAGGGCGTGTCGGCCTATCCCCAGGAAGTCACCGGGCAAATGCTGCATAACTTTGTCACCGGCGGTGCGGCCATCAGCGTGTTGGCGCGTCAGTTGGGCGCGCAGCTGGAAGTGGTGGACCTCGGCACGGTGAACCCTTCGCTGAACTTGCCCGGCGTGCATCACCTGAACATAGGCGTCGGCACCGCCAATTTCGTCAAGGGCCCGGCAATGACCGCTGCCCAGGGCAGATTGGCGCTGCAAGCGGGTCGCGATAGCGTGCTGCGTGCCCGTGAAAACGTTGCGCAATTGTTTATCGGCGGCGAAATGGGCATCGGCAACACCACCGCCGCCAGTGCGCTGGCGTGTGCGTTGCTCAAGTGCCAGGCCAGTGACCTGACCGGCCCTGGCACGGGCTTGAACGCCGACGGTGTCAGCCACAAGGTGGCCGTGATTGAACGCGCGTTGGCGCTGCACGCCGGGCAGCGCGATGATGCCCTGCACACCCTGTTCAATCTTGGCGGTTTTGAGATTGCCGCATTGGTGGGGGCCTACCTGGCGTGCGCCCAGGAAGGCATCGTCGTGCTGGTGGACGGGTTTATCTGCACCGTCGCTGCGCTGGTCGCCACGCGGTTGAACCCGGCGTGCCGCGACTGGTTGCTGTTCGGCCATCGCGGGGCGGAGCCCGGCCATCGGCACGTGTTGCACAGCCTTGATGCGCAACCGTTGCTCGACCTGGGCCTGCGCCTGGGTGAGGGCAGTGGCGCCGCGTTGGCCGTGCCGCTGCTGCGCCTGGCCTGTGCGTTGCACGGGCAAATGGCGACCTTTGCCGAAGCGGCCGTAGCGGACCGCCCGGCATGA
- the cobU gene encoding bifunctional adenosylcobinamide kinase/adenosylcobinamide-phosphate guanylyltransferase, with protein sequence MHQLILGGARSGKSRLAEKLASDSALPVIYIATSQPLDGEMNTRVALHRKRRPEQWGLIEEPIELARVLRENAAPGRCLLVDCLTLWLTNLLMLEDPERLAFEREQLLESLGTLAGEIIFVSNETGLGVVPLGELTRRYVDEAGWLHQALAERCQRVVLTVAGLPLTLKGTAL encoded by the coding sequence ATGCACCAACTGATCCTGGGCGGCGCCCGTTCCGGTAAAAGTCGCCTCGCCGAAAAACTCGCCAGCGACAGCGCGTTGCCTGTCATTTATATCGCTACCAGCCAACCGCTGGACGGCGAGATGAACACCCGCGTGGCCTTGCATCGCAAGCGTCGCCCCGAGCAGTGGGGCTTGATCGAAGAACCGATCGAGTTGGCGCGGGTGCTGCGCGAAAACGCCGCCCCCGGCCGCTGCCTGCTAGTGGATTGCCTGACGTTGTGGTTGACCAACCTGCTCATGCTCGAAGACCCGGAGCGCCTGGCGTTCGAGCGCGAGCAATTGTTGGAAAGCCTGGGCACGCTGGCGGGTGAAATCATTTTTGTCAGCAACGAGACCGGTCTGGGTGTCGTGCCGCTGGGCGAATTGACTCGCCGCTATGTGGATGAAGCCGGTTGGCTGCATCAAGCCTTGGCCGAACGGTGTCAGCGCGTGGTCCTGACCGTTGCCGGCCTGCCCCTGACTTTGAAAGGTACTGCGTTATGA
- a CDS encoding cobyric acid synthase: MSTLMVQGTTSDAGKSTLVTALCRWLVRQGIAVAPFKPQNMALNSAVTAEGGEIGRAQAVQAQAANLAPHTDMNPVLLKPNSDTGSQVIIHGRAVTSMNAVAYHDYKAIAMQAVLASHSRLSQAYPVVMVEGAGSPAEINLRANDIANMGFAEAVDCPVLLIADINRGGVFAHLVGTLELLSPSEQARVKGFIINRFRGDIALLQPGLDWLQARTGKPVVGVLPYVMDLHLEAEDGIDHRQIDKAAQVLKVVVPVLPRISNHTDFDPLRLHPQVDLQFVGPGQPIPAADLIILPGSKSVRSDLAYLRANGWHTAVARHLRYGGKVLGICGGLQMLGEQVHDPLGLEGPAGSSDGLGLLAFSTTLEHEKQLRNVRGRLLLEDAEVSGYEIHAGVTSGEALSSAAVHLDDGRTDGALSADGQILGTYLHGLFETPAACSALLRWAGLANVQAVDYHALRERDIERLADLVERHLDTDLLRTLCGVASCTN, encoded by the coding sequence ATGAGTACGCTGATGGTGCAAGGCACCACCTCCGATGCGGGTAAAAGCACCCTGGTGACTGCGCTGTGCCGTTGGCTGGTGCGCCAAGGCATTGCAGTGGCACCGTTCAAACCGCAGAACATGGCGCTCAACAGTGCGGTGACCGCCGAAGGCGGCGAAATAGGCCGCGCCCAGGCGGTGCAGGCCCAGGCGGCCAACCTGGCGCCGCATACCGATATGAACCCGGTGCTGCTCAAACCCAACAGCGACACCGGCTCCCAAGTGATCATCCATGGCCGTGCGGTCACCAGCATGAACGCGGTGGCCTATCACGACTACAAAGCCATCGCGATGCAAGCGGTGCTGGCTTCCCACTCGCGCTTGAGCCAGGCCTACCCGGTGGTGATGGTGGAAGGGGCGGGGTCGCCGGCAGAGATCAACCTGCGCGCCAACGACATCGCCAATATGGGCTTCGCCGAGGCGGTGGATTGCCCGGTGTTGTTGATCGCCGATATCAATCGGGGCGGGGTGTTCGCCCATTTGGTCGGCACGCTGGAGTTGCTCTCACCCAGCGAACAGGCGCGGGTCAAAGGCTTCATCATCAACCGTTTTCGCGGTGATATCGCGCTGCTGCAGCCTGGCCTCGATTGGCTGCAAGCGCGTACCGGCAAACCGGTAGTGGGCGTATTGCCGTACGTGATGGACCTGCACCTGGAAGCCGAAGACGGCATTGACCATCGCCAGATCGACAAGGCCGCGCAGGTACTCAAGGTGGTGGTCCCGGTGTTGCCGCGCATCAGCAACCATACGGATTTCGACCCGCTGCGCCTGCATCCCCAAGTGGATCTGCAGTTCGTCGGGCCGGGCCAACCTATACCCGCCGCCGACCTGATTATCCTGCCGGGCTCGAAAAGCGTGCGCAGCGATCTGGCGTATCTGCGCGCCAATGGCTGGCACACCGCCGTGGCGCGGCACCTGCGTTATGGCGGCAAGGTGCTCGGTATTTGCGGCGGCTTGCAGATGCTTGGCGAGCAGGTGCACGACCCGTTGGGCCTGGAAGGGCCGGCGGGTTCCAGCGATGGCCTGGGCCTGCTGGCGTTCAGCACCACGCTGGAGCACGAAAAACAGCTGCGCAACGTTCGCGGTCGCTTGTTGCTGGAAGATGCCGAGGTCAGCGGCTATGAGATCCATGCCGGCGTAACATCGGGCGAAGCCTTGTCGAGCGCTGCCGTGCACTTGGATGACGGCCGTACCGATGGCGCCCTGAGTGCCGACGGGCAGATCCTCGGCACCTACCTGCACGGGCTGTTCGAAACCCCGGCCGCGTGCAGCGCCTTGCTGCGCTGGGCGGGGTTGGCCAACGTGCAGGCGGTGGATTACCACGCCCTGCGCGAGCGCGACATCGAGCGGTTGGCGGACCTGGTGGAGCGCCACCTGGATACGGATTTGTTGCGCACCTTGTGTGGAGTCGCCTCATGCACCAACTGA
- the cobD gene encoding threonine-phosphate decarboxylase CobD gives MLEHGGRLRKASVQYGIAEANWLDLSSGLAPWPWPIPEIPLRAWARLPETDDGLEQAAGEYYGAAHVLPVPGSQAAIQLLPRLRRAGKVGVLSPCYAEHAEAWRRAGYVVREVQEQEVDFFLDGLDVLVVVNPNNPTGLSLSPQRLLDWHTRLAQRGGWLVVDEAFMDVTPQLSLASQAHQVGLIVLRSFGKFFGLAGVRLGFVLAERRLLKLLAEQVGPWAVSGPTRVLGQACLRDTAGHAHQRARCLEAGRRLFELLQRHGFEPQGGCALFQWLITPHAERMHEFMAQRGILLRLFVHDSSLRFGLPDTEVDWLRLDAALAAYKDAA, from the coding sequence ATGCTTGAACACGGTGGTCGGCTGCGCAAAGCGTCGGTTCAATACGGGATTGCCGAGGCCAACTGGCTGGATCTCTCCAGCGGCCTTGCGCCCTGGCCCTGGCCGATCCCCGAGATACCGCTACGCGCTTGGGCGCGCCTGCCGGAAACCGACGACGGCCTGGAGCAGGCCGCCGGCGAGTATTACGGCGCGGCGCACGTGTTGCCGGTGCCCGGTTCCCAGGCGGCGATCCAGTTGCTGCCACGCCTGCGCCGTGCGGGCAAGGTCGGCGTGTTATCGCCGTGCTACGCCGAACACGCCGAAGCTTGGCGCCGCGCGGGTTACGTGGTGCGTGAGGTGCAGGAGCAGGAAGTCGACTTTTTCCTCGATGGCCTCGATGTGCTGGTGGTGGTCAACCCCAACAACCCCACCGGTCTGAGCCTCAGCCCGCAGCGCCTGCTGGATTGGCACACGCGGCTGGCCCAGCGCGGCGGCTGGCTGGTGGTGGACGAAGCGTTTATGGACGTGACCCCGCAATTGAGCCTGGCGAGCCAGGCCCATCAGGTTGGCCTGATTGTACTGCGCTCGTTCGGCAAGTTTTTCGGCCTGGCGGGTGTACGGCTGGGCTTTGTGCTGGCCGAGCGCCGGCTGCTCAAGTTGCTCGCCGAGCAGGTCGGGCCGTGGGCGGTCAGTGGGCCGACGCGGGTGCTTGGCCAAGCGTGCCTGCGCGACACCGCCGGCCACGCGCACCAGCGCGCCCGGTGCCTGGAGGCCGGCCGGCGCTTGTTCGAGTTGCTGCAACGCCATGGCTTTGAACCGCAGGGCGGCTGCGCCTTGTTCCAATGGTTGATCACTCCGCATGCCGAACGCATGCACGAATTCATGGCCCAGCGCGGCATTCTGCTGCGCCTGTTTGTGCACGACAGCAGCCTGCGCTTCGGCCTGCCCGACACCGAGGTCGATTGGCTGCGCCTCGACGCGGCGCTGGCTGCCTATAAGGACGCTGCATGA